One genomic region from Calditrichota bacterium encodes:
- a CDS encoding YfhO family protein, whose product MAKKKPVQTAPEAQASVGKQRPLLWLVAVMVVLLCVVYGQILFFGKTLLPPDKLTADATAPFVKDALKRGIFPLWTPYIFSGMPSYGSLLSAPRVNPIDSLVKSVLGLLQLPPFVFILVNYVLFGSLIFLLLRHWKVHPLAAIFAGLAVVFVPQYVAFTAFGHNTKFLTLVLIPLILYLTELVVTRRRPLYAALLGLAIGFQLLRAHLQVSYYTALLIVLFFVYRSLIALRERRGWKPIWQSAALLAAAGILGVMLSAVLTLPVYEYSHYSIRGGAEGALDYDYATAWSFSPLEMITFVVPSFLGFGGETYWGKMPFTDYPLYFGVVVLFFAGMALGLRRDRNTIFLAVVALLSLLVSFGQHFPILYKPMFLLLPFFSSFRVPSMIHIVLDIAMLLLAGIGLHEVLMLNQDKAPARRARAVSTYSAVFLGVVGVVFLFLLVGKGLYISLAGSSPRELTVDVRAQAYNRALLDAFLALLFTAVSACMVHFYLRRQVGSVLLATVVIVVALVDLYLVDARIIKPRPRDDEKAYFAKNEAVKFLQSDREPFRIYAAPDNRTPNWYMYHKIQSVYGYHAAKLRIYQEFIEESGLDQRTFPGIPALFAKYWRLISHQGRPMLQPVPPGTISPQRIVTDRAFLDMLNVKYVVSYYDLRDEQFRKVLDDMPGVYLNTGALPRAFFVDSVVVVSGRNRIFEFMKSGKFDPHRMAVIEQQPPFTIAPAGENRVRVTSYDIHDIQLEAEVASPTLLVVSEVFYPAGWKAYDNGRAVPIYKTNYILRGLFLQPGHHSIHFAFRPASFRLGLTVSVVGLLLALGVVAYSTVPPYLQRRRAGAPPAK is encoded by the coding sequence ATGGCCAAGAAGAAACCGGTGCAGACTGCCCCAGAAGCTCAAGCTTCAGTTGGCAAGCAGCGGCCGCTGCTGTGGCTGGTGGCGGTCATGGTCGTGCTACTCTGCGTTGTGTACGGCCAGATTCTCTTTTTCGGGAAGACGCTCCTGCCGCCGGACAAACTGACGGCCGACGCCACCGCGCCTTTTGTGAAAGATGCGCTAAAGCGCGGCATATTCCCGCTGTGGACGCCGTATATCTTCAGCGGCATGCCTTCCTACGGCAGCCTGCTCAGTGCACCCCGCGTGAACCCCATCGACTCGTTGGTGAAGTCTGTGCTCGGATTGCTCCAGCTCCCTCCGTTCGTCTTCATTCTGGTGAACTATGTGCTCTTCGGGAGCCTCATCTTCTTGCTCTTGCGCCATTGGAAGGTGCACCCGCTCGCGGCCATTTTCGCAGGCCTGGCTGTGGTGTTTGTGCCGCAGTACGTCGCCTTCACCGCTTTCGGCCACAATACAAAGTTTCTCACGCTGGTGCTGATCCCGCTCATCCTTTACCTCACCGAGCTGGTGGTCACCAGGCGTCGGCCTCTCTATGCTGCCCTCCTGGGGTTGGCCATCGGTTTTCAGCTGCTCAGGGCCCACCTGCAAGTGTCGTACTATACAGCCCTTCTCATCGTCCTGTTCTTCGTCTACCGGAGCCTCATCGCTCTGCGAGAGCGCCGGGGATGGAAACCGATTTGGCAGAGTGCAGCCCTGCTGGCAGCGGCTGGTATCTTGGGCGTCATGCTCTCGGCGGTACTGACCCTGCCCGTGTACGAGTACTCGCACTATTCCATCCGTGGCGGCGCAGAGGGAGCGCTCGACTATGACTACGCCACGGCCTGGTCATTTTCCCCTCTGGAGATGATCACCTTTGTCGTGCCGTCGTTCCTGGGCTTCGGCGGTGAGACCTATTGGGGCAAGATGCCCTTCACCGACTACCCGCTCTATTTCGGCGTGGTGGTCCTTTTCTTTGCAGGGATGGCCCTGGGGCTGCGACGAGACCGGAATACAATCTTCCTTGCTGTGGTGGCCCTGCTATCGTTGCTGGTCTCGTTTGGCCAGCACTTTCCCATTCTCTACAAGCCCATGTTCCTCCTCCTGCCCTTTTTCAGTAGCTTCCGCGTGCCGAGCATGATCCACATCGTCCTGGACATTGCCATGTTGCTGCTTGCCGGCATCGGCCTGCATGAGGTGCTCATGCTCAACCAGGATAAGGCCCCGGCCCGGCGTGCGCGAGCGGTCTCCACTTACAGCGCAGTGTTTCTGGGGGTGGTCGGCGTCGTTTTCCTGTTCTTGCTCGTGGGGAAGGGTTTGTATATCTCCCTGGCAGGGAGCTCGCCACGGGAACTAACGGTGGATGTTCGTGCACAGGCCTACAACCGGGCACTGCTCGATGCGTTCCTCGCTCTGCTTTTCACCGCAGTGAGCGCGTGCATGGTGCATTTCTACCTGCGGCGCCAGGTGGGGAGCGTATTGCTGGCAACGGTTGTCATTGTTGTCGCTTTGGTAGACCTCTACCTGGTGGACGCGCGGATCATCAAACCTAGGCCCAGGGATGACGAAAAGGCCTACTTTGCAAAGAACGAAGCAGTGAAGTTCCTGCAGAGCGACCGAGAGCCTTTCCGCATCTATGCGGCACCTGACAATCGCACGCCAAACTGGTACATGTACCATAAGATCCAGAGTGTGTATGGCTACCATGCGGCCAAGCTGCGCATTTACCAGGAGTTCATAGAGGAGAGCGGCCTTGACCAGCGCACCTTCCCTGGCATCCCGGCGCTTTTTGCCAAGTATTGGCGTTTGATCTCCCACCAGGGCAGGCCAATGCTGCAGCCGGTGCCACCGGGCACCATTTCGCCGCAGCGCATCGTCACGGACCGCGCCTTCCTGGACATGCTCAACGTCAAGTATGTGGTCTCCTACTACGACCTGCGCGATGAGCAATTCCGCAAGGTTCTGGACGACATGCCCGGGGTGTACCTCAACACCGGGGCCCTGCCGCGCGCCTTTTTTGTCGACAGCGTGGTGGTCGTCTCCGGCAGAAATCGCATCTTCGAGTTCATGAAGAGCGGCAAGTTTGACCCACATCGCATGGCGGTCATCGAGCAGCAGCCGCCTTTTACCATTGCACCTGCCGGGGAGAATCGCGTGCGCGTCACCTCGTACGATATCCACGACATCCAGCTCGAGGCCGAGGTTGCGTCCCCGACGCTGCTGGTAGTGAGCGAGGTCTTTTACCCCGCAGGATGGAAGGCGTATGACAACGGTCGCGCGGTGCCCATCTACAAGACCAACTACATTCTGCGAGGGCTCTTCCTGCAGCCTGGGCACCACAGCATCCACTTCGCCTTCAGGCCCGCTTCGTTCCGCCTTGGGCTGACAGTGAGCGTTGTGGGCTTGCTCTTGGCCCTGGGGGTAGTGGCCTACAGTACCGTTCCGCCCTACCTGCAGCGCCGGCGCGCCGGGGCGCCTCCTGCCAAGTAA
- a CDS encoding HAMP domain-containing histidine kinase, which yields MVNSIYTRTGPFKGLLFVLVAAAVVVLLLYTQQLVDRLRADARQIVTLWANTYEKIIGAENDEHSSELMNFFFEEVIMRINFPAIQTDVNHEPQYWKNVGVDDSDRSPAALAKVRKMVRTMARENKPIVIRAQGQDLGYIYYGDSRLITQLRYLPYVEIAVVGLVVLVAFVGYSSIKRSEQRFLWVGMAKETAHQLGTPISSLMGWLDLISQSTSPEEVQRTAAEMSRDVQRLEKVAARFSQIGARQELKPQAVEDIVADVASYLRRRLPQMGNKTHIVVDSAEVPPVAVNRDLLEWAVENLVKNALDALQESGGTVRISLGLTDRGDAVYIDVKDDGKGIPPRHRRAIFKPGFSTKRRGWGLGLNLAKRIVEEYHHGKLFIKETKVGVGTTMRIVLPLRQHKKEA from the coding sequence ATGGTCAACAGCATCTACACGCGCACGGGTCCCTTCAAGGGTTTGCTCTTCGTCTTGGTCGCCGCGGCAGTGGTGGTGCTGTTGCTGTACACCCAGCAACTGGTCGACAGGCTCCGCGCCGATGCCAGGCAGATCGTCACTCTCTGGGCAAATACCTATGAGAAAATCATTGGCGCGGAAAACGACGAGCACAGCAGTGAACTGATGAACTTCTTTTTCGAAGAAGTCATCATGCGCATCAACTTTCCGGCCATCCAGACCGACGTGAACCATGAGCCGCAGTACTGGAAAAATGTGGGGGTGGACGATAGCGATCGCTCACCAGCCGCCCTTGCCAAGGTGAGGAAGATGGTGCGCACCATGGCGCGCGAAAACAAGCCCATTGTCATTCGCGCCCAGGGACAGGATCTGGGGTACATTTACTACGGGGACTCACGGCTCATCACCCAGCTGCGCTACCTGCCCTACGTGGAGATTGCTGTGGTGGGATTGGTGGTACTGGTGGCCTTTGTGGGCTATAGCTCCATCAAGCGAAGTGAGCAGCGCTTCCTCTGGGTGGGGATGGCCAAGGAGACTGCACACCAGCTCGGCACACCGATCTCTTCATTGATGGGCTGGCTGGACTTGATCAGCCAGAGCACCAGCCCTGAGGAGGTGCAACGTACAGCAGCCGAGATGAGCAGAGACGTGCAGCGGCTGGAAAAGGTGGCGGCGCGCTTTTCCCAAATCGGTGCCCGCCAGGAGTTGAAACCGCAGGCAGTCGAGGACATCGTGGCCGACGTCGCCAGCTACCTGCGCCGTCGCCTGCCTCAGATGGGAAACAAGACCCACATTGTCGTGGACTCGGCAGAGGTGCCGCCCGTTGCGGTTAATCGCGACCTGCTGGAATGGGCGGTGGAGAACTTGGTGAAAAATGCCCTCGATGCCCTGCAAGAGAGCGGCGGCACGGTTCGGATCTCTCTGGGTCTCACCGACAGAGGCGATGCTGTCTACATCGACGTCAAGGACGATGGCAAAGGGATCCCGCCTCGCCACAGGCGGGCTATTTTCAAGCCGGGGTTTAGCACTAAGAGGCGCGGCTGGGGACTCGGGCTGAACCTTGCCAAGCGCATCGTGGAGGAGTATCATCACGGCAAGCTCTTCATCAAAGAGACCAAAGTCGGGGTGGGAACAACGATGCGGATTGTGTTGCCTTTGCGTCAGCACAAGAAGGAGGCATGA